From Brassica oleracea var. oleracea cultivar TO1000 chromosome C3, BOL, whole genome shotgun sequence, a single genomic window includes:
- the LOC106333379 gene encoding inorganic phosphate transporter 1-4-like, whose translation MPGDQLQVLNALDVAKTQWYHFTAIVIAGMGFFTDAYDLFCISLVTKLLGRIYYHVEGSKVPGTLPPNVAAAVNGVAFCGTLTGQLFFGWLGDKLGRKKVYGMTLMIMILCSVASGLSFGHKPKSVMATLCFFRFWLGFGIGGDYPLSATIMSEYANKKTRGAFIAAVFAMQGFGIMAGGIFAIIISAVFEAKFPAPTYAEDALRSTIPQADFVWRIILMFGALPAAMTFYSRSRMPETARYTALVAKDAKQAASDMARVLQVEIEAEQGIVEYISNDKSKSYSLFSKEFMKRHGLHLLGTTSTWFLLDIAFYSSNLFQKDIFSAIGWIPPAQTMSAIQEVFKIARAQTLIALCSTMPGYWFTVAFIDVIGRFAIQLMGFFFMTVFMFALAIPYDHWTHKENRIGFVVMYSLTFFFANFGPNVTTFVVPAEIFPARFRSTCHGISAASGKLGAIVGAFGFLYLAQSPDKNKTSAGYPPGIGVRNSLIMLGVVSFLGILFTLLVPEAKGKSLEEISGENGDNHENTNNGNRTVPIV comes from the coding sequence ATGCCAGGAGATCAGTTACAAGTGTTGAATGCACTTGATGTAGCCAAGACGCAATGGTACCATTTCACGGCGATTGTAATCGCCGGAATGGGATTCTTCACGGACGCTTACGATCTTTTCTGCATCTCTCTCGTTACAAAGCTCCTCGGCCGCATTTACTACCACGTAGAAGGCTCCAAGGTGCCTGGGACTCTCCCTCCCAACGTTGCCGCCGCCGTCAACGGCGTTGCCTTCTGTGGGACCCTCACCGGTCAACTCTTTTTCGGGTGGCTTGGTGATAAGCTCGGGAGGAAGAAAGTTTACGGTATGACGCTGATGATCATGATCCTTTGCTCTGTAGCCTCTGGTCTCTCTTTCGGGCACAAGCCAAAATCTGTGATGGCCACGCTATGTTTCTTTAGGTTTTGGCTTGGGTTTGGGATTGGTGGTGACTATCCTTTGTCCGCTACGATCATGTCTGAATACGCTAACAAGAAGACTCGTGGTGCGTTTATCGCGGCGGTTTTCGCCATGCAAGGGTTTGGGATTATGGCTGGTGGTATTTTTGCTATTATTATTTCAGCTGTTTTTGAAGCTAAGTTCCCTGCTCCTACCTATGCGGAAGATGCCTTGAGATCCACGATTCCACAAGCAGATTTTGTATGGCGTATAATCCTGATGTTTGGTGCTCTTCCTGCGGCAATGACGTTTTACTCTAGGTCAAGGATGCCTGAAACCGCAAGATACACAGCTTTGGTTGCTAAAGACGCAAAGCAAGCTGCTTCAGATATGGCTAGGGTTTTGCAAGTGGAGATAGAGGCGGAGCAGGGGATAGTCGAATATATCTCAAATGATAAGTCTAAATCATATTCCTTGTTCTCCAAGGAATTCATGAAACGTCATGGACTTCATTTGCTTGGTACTACATCAACATGGTTCCTTCTCGACATCGCTTTCTACAGTTCAAACCTTTTCCAGAAAGATATTTTCAGTGCAATTGGCTGGATACCTCCGGCTCAAACCATGAGCGCGATTCAAGAAGTTTTCAAGATCGCACGAGCGCAAACACTCATTGCCTTGTGTAGCACGATGCCTGGTTACTGGTTCACAGTTGCGTTCATCGACGTCATTGGAAGATTTGCTATACAGCTGATGGGATTCTTCTTCATGACGGTCTTTATGTTTGCTCTAGCTATTCCTTACGACCACTGGACTCACAAGGAGAACCGAATCGGATTCGTTGTCATGTACTCGTTAACATTCTTTTTTGCCAACTTTGGACCTAATGTTACAACCTTTGTTGTACCGGCTGAGATATTTCCGGCCCGGTTCAGATCCACATGCCATGGTATCTCTGCAGCATCAGGAAAATTGGGTGCAATTGTTGGTGCTTTTGGGTTTTTGTACTTGGCTCAAAGTCCAGATAAGAACAAGACAAGTGCAGGATATCCTCCAGGGATTGGTGTCAGGAACTCGCTTATCATGTTAGGTGTAGTTAGCTTTTTGGGTATTCTCTTCACTTTGTTGGTGCCTGAAGCTAAAGGTAAGTCGCTTGAAGAAATATCTGGTGAAAATGGAGACAATCATGAGAACACCAACAATGGGAATAGAACGGTCCCAATTGTCTAG
- the LOC106329219 gene encoding probable inactive lysine-specific demethylase JMJ19 isoform X1, protein MGIEGGNTSSKSGNVDKFLSPPPGFEGCSKSVNVDKLLSPPPGFEGVNRSSKSGNVDKLLSPPPGFESQARFVLRKVQEKTNGFRPGDADSFQKLLNRRPWIVQEHTTPSSGVLKTTKPEVQPRRLRRVSKKIVLEEASVFNPTEKEFNDTLSYIASLRDISEPHGICCVVPPPSWDPPCLLGERQIWEGSRFFTQVQIFDGVHTDDPKIKKETDADSDDDDTFHKVKFCKTELGNEYTLEIFKNFADSYLESHFRLKEKVKDAWPTVADVEKEFRKLLENPFVELGVLYGNNIDTKTFGSGFPLSGSSESCKYKTSGWNLNNTAKLPGSLLTFDDCESVCVPRLSVGMCLSSQLWKSEKERLYSLFYLHTGAPRVWYSVAGCHRYKFKAFMESFVPKVSGEQSKKSYDSVMAMSPYALHMEGIPVTRCVQNRGQYVILFPGTYYSAVDCGFNCLEIANFATLDWLPHKEIDALQNQEKKIKSLLSYDKLLFGAASEAVKCLKEYSLTKKETADNMRWFNACGKEGMFSNTVKSRVKKEKSRVQYLSGPLKPQRMEESFDDVSKRACCVCFVDLHLSAVQCSCSADRYSCLSHMRNLCACPYDKKSFLYRYTIDELNILAEALEQRKLSCMFKWGNIDGNYCASPAIRSSQAGGDKGKTTDEVMQDAETGGKEQMKARGKVRSIIEIMNVKEENDNESGTVDPKPLF, encoded by the exons ATGGGCATTGAAGGTGGGAACACAAGTTCAAAATCTGGAAATGTGGACAAGTTCTTGTCACCTCCGCCAGGTTTTGAAGGTTGTTCCAAATCTGTAAATGTGGACAAGTTGTTGTCACCTCCACCAGGCTTTGAAGGTGTGAACAGAAGTTCGAAATCTGGAAATGTAGACAAGTTGTTGTCACCTCCGCCAGGTTTTGAGTCTCAAGCAAGGTTTGTGCTTAGGAAGGTACAAGAGAAGACAAATGGATTCCGTCCAGGAGATGCAGATAGTTTCCAGAAGCTTCTTAACAGACGACCGTGGATTGTGCAGGAGCACACAACTCCGAGCTCAGGGGTCTTAAAGACAACGAAACCTGAG GTACAGCCAAGACGGCTACGGAGAGTCTCCAAGAAGATTGTCCTTGAGGAAGCTTCAGTGTTTAACCCAACCGAGAAG GAATTCAATGACACTCTCTCGTACATTGCAAGCTTGCGTGACATATCTGAGCCTCATGGTATCTGTTGTGTGGTTCCTCCTCCTTCATGGGATCCTCCATGTCTTCTTGGGGAGAGACAAATATGGGAGGGATCCAGATTTTTCACTCAAGTTCAGATCTTTGATGGAGTTCACACCGATGACCCAAAGATCAAAAAGGAGACTGATGCTGATAGTGATGATGATGATACGTTTCACAAGGTTAAGTTCTGTAAAACAGAACTTGGTAATGAGTATACTTTGGAGATCTTCAAGAACTTTGCAGATTCATACTTGGAGAGTCATTTTCGCTTAAAGGAGAAGGTGAAAGACGCATGGCCAACGGTGGCAGACGTTGAGAAAGAGTTTAGAAAACTTCTTGAGAATCCATTTGTTGAACTAGGG GTGCTTTATGGGAATAATATAGATACCAAAACGTTTGGCAGTGGGTTTCCTTTATCTGGATCATCTGAATCTTGCAAGTACAAAACATCAGGTTGGAATCTGAACAACACAGCCAAGCTTCCTGGCTCTCTTCTAACGTTTGACGACTGTGAATCAGTTTGTGTTCCTCGCTTAAGTGTGGGAATGTGCTTGTCTTCCCAGTTATGG AAATCTGAGAAGGAGAGACTCTACTCGCTCTTCTATCTGCATACAGGCGCTCCTAGAGTGTGGTATTCTGTTGCAGGGTGTCATCGTTATAAGTTCAAGGCTTTCATGGAGAGCTTTGTCCCTAAGGTGTCAGGAGAACAGTCAAAGAAGAGTTATGATTCT GTGATGGCAATGTCTCCATATGCGTTGCACATGGAGGGTATACCAGTGACCCGGTGTGTCCAGAACCGTGGACAGTATGTTATATTGTTTCCAGGGACGTATTACTCTGCCGTTGACTGTGGCTTTAACTGTCTGGAGATAGCAAATTTTGCTACCCTTGATTGGTTACCCCATAAGGAAATTGATGCTCTGCAGAATCAAGAGAAGAAAATAAAATCGTTATTATCGTATGATAAGCTATTGTTTGGAGCTGCTAGTGAAGCTGTGAAATGCCTTAAGGAATACTCTTTGACCAAGAAGGAAACAGCAGACAATATGAGATGGTTTAATGCTTGTGGTAAGGAGGGGATGTTCTCCAACACTGTTAAG TCACGGGTCAAGAAGGAGAAAAGCAGAGTTCAGTACCTTAGTGGTCCACTAAAACCACAAAGGATGGAGGAGAGTTTTGATGATGTGAGCAAGAGGGCTTGCTGTGTATGCTTTGTGGATTTGCATCTTTCCGCTGTGCAGTGTTCATGTTCTGCTGACCGTTACTCGTGTCTGAGCCACATGAGGAATCTCTGTGCCTGTCCGTATGACAAGAAGAGTTTTCTCTATAGGTACACCATCGATGAGCTGAACATTCTTGCAGAGGCGTTGGAACAACGTAAGCTCAGCTGTATGTTCAAATGGGGAAACATAGATGGCAACTATTGTGCTTCTCCTGCCATCAGAAGTTCACAAGCTGGTGGGGACAAAGGCAAGACAACAGATGAGGTTATGCAAGATGCTGAAACTGGGGGTAAGGAGCAGATGAAGGCAAGAGGGAAAGTGAGATCGATCATAGAGATAATGAATGTCAAAGAGGAAAATGATAATGAGTCAGGGACTGTGGACCCTAAACCCTTGTTCTAA
- the LOC106329219 gene encoding probable inactive lysine-specific demethylase JMJ19 isoform X2: MFAKSKVQPRRLRRVSKKIVLEEASVFNPTEKEFNDTLSYIASLRDISEPHGICCVVPPPSWDPPCLLGERQIWEGSRFFTQVQIFDGVHTDDPKIKKETDADSDDDDTFHKVKFCKTELGNEYTLEIFKNFADSYLESHFRLKEKVKDAWPTVADVEKEFRKLLENPFVELGVLYGNNIDTKTFGSGFPLSGSSESCKYKTSGWNLNNTAKLPGSLLTFDDCESVCVPRLSVGMCLSSQLWKSEKERLYSLFYLHTGAPRVWYSVAGCHRYKFKAFMESFVPKVSGEQSKKSYDSVMAMSPYALHMEGIPVTRCVQNRGQYVILFPGTYYSAVDCGFNCLEIANFATLDWLPHKEIDALQNQEKKIKSLLSYDKLLFGAASEAVKCLKEYSLTKKETADNMRWFNACGKEGMFSNTVKSRVKKEKSRVQYLSGPLKPQRMEESFDDVSKRACCVCFVDLHLSAVQCSCSADRYSCLSHMRNLCACPYDKKSFLYRYTIDELNILAEALEQRKLSCMFKWGNIDGNYCASPAIRSSQAGGDKGKTTDEVMQDAETGGKEQMKARGKVRSIIEIMNVKEENDNESGTVDPKPLF, encoded by the exons ATGTTTGCTAAGTCAAAG GTACAGCCAAGACGGCTACGGAGAGTCTCCAAGAAGATTGTCCTTGAGGAAGCTTCAGTGTTTAACCCAACCGAGAAG GAATTCAATGACACTCTCTCGTACATTGCAAGCTTGCGTGACATATCTGAGCCTCATGGTATCTGTTGTGTGGTTCCTCCTCCTTCATGGGATCCTCCATGTCTTCTTGGGGAGAGACAAATATGGGAGGGATCCAGATTTTTCACTCAAGTTCAGATCTTTGATGGAGTTCACACCGATGACCCAAAGATCAAAAAGGAGACTGATGCTGATAGTGATGATGATGATACGTTTCACAAGGTTAAGTTCTGTAAAACAGAACTTGGTAATGAGTATACTTTGGAGATCTTCAAGAACTTTGCAGATTCATACTTGGAGAGTCATTTTCGCTTAAAGGAGAAGGTGAAAGACGCATGGCCAACGGTGGCAGACGTTGAGAAAGAGTTTAGAAAACTTCTTGAGAATCCATTTGTTGAACTAGGG GTGCTTTATGGGAATAATATAGATACCAAAACGTTTGGCAGTGGGTTTCCTTTATCTGGATCATCTGAATCTTGCAAGTACAAAACATCAGGTTGGAATCTGAACAACACAGCCAAGCTTCCTGGCTCTCTTCTAACGTTTGACGACTGTGAATCAGTTTGTGTTCCTCGCTTAAGTGTGGGAATGTGCTTGTCTTCCCAGTTATGG AAATCTGAGAAGGAGAGACTCTACTCGCTCTTCTATCTGCATACAGGCGCTCCTAGAGTGTGGTATTCTGTTGCAGGGTGTCATCGTTATAAGTTCAAGGCTTTCATGGAGAGCTTTGTCCCTAAGGTGTCAGGAGAACAGTCAAAGAAGAGTTATGATTCT GTGATGGCAATGTCTCCATATGCGTTGCACATGGAGGGTATACCAGTGACCCGGTGTGTCCAGAACCGTGGACAGTATGTTATATTGTTTCCAGGGACGTATTACTCTGCCGTTGACTGTGGCTTTAACTGTCTGGAGATAGCAAATTTTGCTACCCTTGATTGGTTACCCCATAAGGAAATTGATGCTCTGCAGAATCAAGAGAAGAAAATAAAATCGTTATTATCGTATGATAAGCTATTGTTTGGAGCTGCTAGTGAAGCTGTGAAATGCCTTAAGGAATACTCTTTGACCAAGAAGGAAACAGCAGACAATATGAGATGGTTTAATGCTTGTGGTAAGGAGGGGATGTTCTCCAACACTGTTAAG TCACGGGTCAAGAAGGAGAAAAGCAGAGTTCAGTACCTTAGTGGTCCACTAAAACCACAAAGGATGGAGGAGAGTTTTGATGATGTGAGCAAGAGGGCTTGCTGTGTATGCTTTGTGGATTTGCATCTTTCCGCTGTGCAGTGTTCATGTTCTGCTGACCGTTACTCGTGTCTGAGCCACATGAGGAATCTCTGTGCCTGTCCGTATGACAAGAAGAGTTTTCTCTATAGGTACACCATCGATGAGCTGAACATTCTTGCAGAGGCGTTGGAACAACGTAAGCTCAGCTGTATGTTCAAATGGGGAAACATAGATGGCAACTATTGTGCTTCTCCTGCCATCAGAAGTTCACAAGCTGGTGGGGACAAAGGCAAGACAACAGATGAGGTTATGCAAGATGCTGAAACTGGGGGTAAGGAGCAGATGAAGGCAAGAGGGAAAGTGAGATCGATCATAGAGATAATGAATGTCAAAGAGGAAAATGATAATGAGTCAGGGACTGTGGACCCTAAACCCTTGTTCTAA